The window CGCGGGCGGCGAGGGCACCGCGGTGGGCGGCACCGTCGATGCCGTAGGCGCCGCCGGACACGACGACCCACCCCCGCTCGGCCAGCCCCGCGGCGAGCGTGGCCGCCGCATGGGTGCCGTACTCGGTGCAGGCCCGGGCCCCCACCACGGCGACGGATCTGAGCGCCCACATCCGCAGGCCGGCGCGGCCGCGCACCCACAGCCCGACGGGCCGCGCGTCCGCGAGGTCGTCGAGCTGCCCGGGCCACTCGGCGTCCCCGGGGCACACGAACCGCGCCCCGGCGGCCCGGGCCGTCGCGAGATCCCGCTCCGGCTCGGCCCGCCTGGCCCGCGCGACAAGCCCGGCCCAGCGTGTCGCACTCATCCCGGGCAGCGGTTCCTCGCCCTTGCGGAGCCGCCGCACCACCGCCCGCACGCCGAACTCGCGCACCCACCGCCCGACGGTCTCGTCCCCCGGCTCGGCCACCCGGCAGAGGAACACCCTGCCGAGCCGGTCGCCGTCGGAGTCCTCTTCCGCGGTCACGTCAGCGCCCCGATGGCCATCGGCACCCCTCGGGGCACGCCGGTGCGCAGTTGCAGGGCGAGCGCCACGTCGGTGGCGTCCGGGCGTTCGTGCCCGACGAGGTCGGCGACCGTCCAGGCGACACGCAGCACCCGGTCGATCCCCCGGGCGGTGAGCACGCCCCGCTCCAGGTTGCGTTCCGCCTCGTCCATGGCGCCGGTGACGGCCTGGTACCGGCCGCGCAGCTCCCGGCCGGGGACCTCGCTGTTGGTGCGCCAGGGGGTTTTGGCGAGGCGGGCGGCGGCCCGCTCACGGGCCTGGCGCACCCGGGCGGCGACGGTCGCGGTGGACTCGCCCCGGGCGCCGGGCACGGTGAGCTGGGCCCGGCTGACGGGATCCACCTCCACCCGCAGGTCCACCCGGTCCAGCAGCGGGCCGGACAGCCTGGACTGGTAGCGGCGGATCGCCGACGGGGGGCACTCGCACAGCGAGTCGCGCTGCGAGAAGCGTCCGCACGGGCACGGGTTGGCGGCCAGGACCATGAGGAAGCGCGCCGGGAAGCGGACCACGCCGGCGCTGCGGGCGATCACCACGTGTCCCGACTCCAGGGGCTGCCGCAGGGCGTCGAGGGTCTGGCCGTGGAACTCGGGTGCCTCGTCCAGGAAGAGCACGCCGCGATGGGCGAGGGACACGGCCCCGGGGCGCGCGATGCCGGGTCCGCCGCCGACGAGGGACTGCATCGTCGCCGAGTGGTGCGGGGCGCAGTAGGGCGCGACGTCGATGAGGGGCTTGCCCGGCGGCAGCAGTCCGGCCACCGAGTGCACGGCGGTGACCTCCAGCGACTCCTCCCTGGTGAGCCGGGGAAGCACGGCGGGCAGGCGCTCGGCGAGCATGGTCTTGCCCGCACCGGGCGGGCCTTCCAGGAACAGGTGGTGTCCGCCGGCGGCGGCGACCTCCACCGCCGTGCGGGCGGAGGTCTGGCCCACGACGTCGGCCAGGTCGTGATCGTGGTCGTGCTGTGCGGCGCCGAGGCTGTGCATACCGGTGGCGGCGCCGGTGCCGGGCACGCGCAGTCCGGCCAGGAGGGGGTCGGGCCGCCCCTGCTCGTCGGGCTGCTCCTCGGGGACGGGCTCGTCGGTCAGCACGGCGATCAGCTGGCGCAGGCTGCGCACCCCCAGCACCGACACACCGGGGACCAGCGAGGCCTCGGCGGCGGCGCACTCCGGCACGACGACCTGCTCGTAGCCCGCGTCGGCCGCGGCTAGGACGGCCGGCAGGATGCCCCGGACCGGTCGCACGCGGCCGTCCAGGCCCAGTTCGCCGATCATGACGATGTCGGCGAGGACCCGGGGGTCGATCCGTTCGGCGGCGCCGAGCACGGCGCAGGCGACGGCCAGGTCGAAGCCGGAACCGGCCTTGGGCACCGACGCCGGGCTGAGTCCGACGGTGAGCTTCTTCTGCGGCCACTCGCCGCCCGAGTTCACCACCGCCGCCCGGACCCGGTCGCGGCTCTCCGTCAGGCTCTTGTCCGGCAGGCCGACCAGGGTGAAGGCGGCGACGCCGGGTTCGAGGTCGGCCTGGACCTCGACGACGACCCCTTCGACTCCGACCAGGGCCACCGAGCACGTACGGGCGAATCCCATCTCAGGCCACCCCCCGAGCGTGCTCGACGAGCGGGGCGCCCCGGCGGGGCAGGAGCACGCCGATCAGGTCGATGCGGACGCCGCCCGGCGGTGCTCCGCCGTGGGCGTGGATCCAGCGTTCGGCCAGGCCCCGGAGCCGTTCGGCCTTCCGCGGGGTGACCGCGGCCATCGGATGCTCGTAGGAACCGCTCCTGCGGGTCTTCACCTCGCAGATGACGAGCGCGTCGCCGTCCCGCGCCACGATGTCGATCTCGCCGGATCTGCCCGAGCGCCAGTTGCGCTCCAGGACCGTCATCCCGGACCGGACCAGCCGCCGCGCGGCCAGGTCCTCGCCGTATTTGCCGAGTGCACTGCGTGCCCTGCTCATGTCGGCACCACCTCCGGCACCAACGGTCACGCAGCGGGCCCACCCGTGTTGATCTTGGTGGACGGCTCAGCGGTTGTGGAAAACCCCGTCACCCGCCCGGAAGCTCCAGGTCGCTCTTGTTCAGCTCCTCGATGTTCACGTCCTTGAACGTGAGGACGCGGACCTGCTTGACGAAGCGTGCCGGCCGGTACATGTCCCAGACCCAGGCGTCGGCCATGGACACCTCGAAGAACACCTCACCCTGGACCGAGTGCACCTGCATCTCGTAGTCGTTGGTGAGGTAGAAGCGCCGCTCGGTCTCGATCACGTATTTGAACAGACCGACGACGTCTCGGTACTCCCGGTAGAGCTTCAGCTCCATCTCGGTCTCGTACTTCTCGAGGTCCTCGGCGCTCATGGCATGTTCCCCTTCAGCCGTGCGATCCCCCCATTGTGCGCCAGTCCCGGGAGCCCTCAGACGATTTCCGTGTCGAGGGTCACGGGCCTGGCCGGGGGACCTTCGTCGAGCAGCCGCTGCAGCAGCCCGGCGAGTCTGGTCGGATACACCGTCTCATGTGCCCGGGTCAGTTCCCGACACGTCCACCAGCGCGCTCCGGCGACACTGCGCCGCTCCAGCTCCGTCAGCCCCGTCGCCACGCCGACCGTCTGGGTCGTACGGGCCAGGTAGTACCACTCGTCCTGGTCCCAGCGGCGTCCCGCGAAGGGGAAGGAGCACCGCCTGCGCCACAGCACGGGACCGAGTTCCACATCGGTGATGCCGGTCTCCTCGGCGAGTTCCCGCAGCGCGGCCTCC of the Streptomyces sp. 1222.5 genome contains:
- a CDS encoding YifB family Mg chelatase-like AAA ATPase; translation: MGFARTCSVALVGVEGVVVEVQADLEPGVAAFTLVGLPDKSLTESRDRVRAAVVNSGGEWPQKKLTVGLSPASVPKAGSGFDLAVACAVLGAAERIDPRVLADIVMIGELGLDGRVRPVRGILPAVLAAADAGYEQVVVPECAAAEASLVPGVSVLGVRSLRQLIAVLTDEPVPEEQPDEQGRPDPLLAGLRVPGTGAATGMHSLGAAQHDHDHDLADVVGQTSARTAVEVAAAGGHHLFLEGPPGAGKTMLAERLPAVLPRLTREESLEVTAVHSVAGLLPPGKPLIDVAPYCAPHHSATMQSLVGGGPGIARPGAVSLAHRGVLFLDEAPEFHGQTLDALRQPLESGHVVIARSAGVVRFPARFLMVLAANPCPCGRFSQRDSLCECPPSAIRRYQSRLSGPLLDRVDLRVEVDPVSRAQLTVPGARGESTATVAARVRQARERAAARLAKTPWRTNSEVPGRELRGRYQAVTGAMDEAERNLERGVLTARGIDRVLRVAWTVADLVGHERPDATDVALALQLRTGVPRGVPMAIGALT
- a CDS encoding YraN family protein — encoded protein: MSRARSALGKYGEDLAARRLVRSGMTVLERNWRSGRSGEIDIVARDGDALVICEVKTRRSGSYEHPMAAVTPRKAERLRGLAERWIHAHGGAPPGGVRIDLIGVLLPRRGAPLVEHARGVA
- a CDS encoding DUF2469 domain-containing protein, which encodes MSAEDLEKYETEMELKLYREYRDVVGLFKYVIETERRFYLTNDYEMQVHSVQGEVFFEVSMADAWVWDMYRPARFVKQVRVLTFKDVNIEELNKSDLELPGG
- a CDS encoding NUDIX hydrolase; translation: MPAETTPADDSREGGLRKVARVVLLDPADRILLLHGHEPDDPADDWWFTPGGGLEGAETREEAALRELAEETGITDVELGPVLWRRRCSFPFAGRRWDQDEWYYLARTTQTVGVATGLTELERRSVAGARWWTCRELTRAHETVYPTRLAGLLQRLLDEGPPARPVTLDTEIV